TCCTCGGTGCGATCGGCGGTGATCACGATCCCCGGTACCGGCCCGCGACAGCGCTCGAGCAACGTCTCGAGGGCCATCAAGCCGGTGACCTCGTTGTCGAGATGATAGTCGGCGAGGATCGCGTCGGGATCGCCGTCGAGGTGGCGCAGTACCGATTTGGCGCCACCGATCGAGGTGGCGGTGAGCACCTCGCATCCCCAGCCGGTCAGCATCGCCTTCATGCCTTCGAGGATCAGCGTTTCGTTGTCGATGCACAGGATACGCGCGCCCTTGAGCTTGTTGCTGGTGCGGCTATTGGAGGGCTCTTCGCTGGCTCTGGCCACCTGCTGGGCGCTGACTGTCGGTACGTCGACGGAGAACACCGTGCCCACGCCCTCCCAGGAGCGAACCTTGAGCGGATGATCGAGCACGCGGCTCATGCGATCGGCGATCGACAGCCCCAGCCCCAGGCCCCTTTCGCTTTCCTTGTGACGCGAGGCCTGATCGAGACGCCGGAACTCCTGGAAGATCTCGGCCTGCTTGGATTCGGGGATCCCCGGGCCGGTGTCCCAGACCTGGATCGACAGCCGCCCGGCGCGGTGCCGGCAGCCCAGCAGCACGCGGCCGTGCTGAGTGTAGCGCAGCGCGTTGGAGAGAAAGTTCTGCACGATGCGCCGCAGCATCTGGGCGTCGCTGTCGATCCATCGGGCGGTGGGGACGACGACCAGGTCGAGGCCGCGTTCGTCGGCCATCACTTCGAATTCGGCACGCAGCGGGCGGAAGATGTCGGCCAGTGCGAAGTGGCTGCGGCGCGGTGTCAGGGCACCGGCGTCGAGCTTGGAAATATCGAGCAGGGTGCTGAGCAGCTCCTCGGCGGTCTGCAGTGAATTGTCGATATGCCCGAGGGTTCGCGAGTGATCGCTGGACAGTTGTTCCTGCGACAGCGCCGAAGTGAACAGTCGTGCGGCGTTGAGCGGTTGCAGCAGGTCGTGGCTGGCGGCGGCCAGAAAGCGGGTCTTCGAGGTGTTGGCGTCCTCGGCGACTTGCTTGGCCTGGCGCAGCGCCTGCTCGGCTTCGGCGCGGACGCGGTTTTCCTGGCGCAGCGCGGCGTTGGCCTCCGACAGCGCCTGGGTGCGCTCGCGCACGCGCTCCTCGAGGTTCTCGTTGGTCTCCTTGAGGGCGATCTCGGCCAGCCGGCGCTCGGTGATGTCCTGATAGAGCGCGAAGAAGCCGAGTATTCCGCCGCTGTCGCCGAAGTGCGGCGTATAGGTGACCAGCAGGTAGCGGGTGCCGCCATCGTCGTCCAGCGAGACCTCGAAGCTGACCCGCTCGCCGTCCAGCGCACGGTGCATCCATGGCATGCGCTCGCGAGCCACGGCGGGAGAGATCACATTGTCGACGCGCTCGCCGATCACCGCGTTGCGATCGACCTTGAAGACCTGCTCATAGGCGCGGTTGGTGAAGAGGTAACGGCATTCCTTGTCGAAGTAGGCGATCAACGCCGGTACGTTGTCGGTGTAGATGCGGATGTTGTTCTCGGAGCGGATCAGCGCTTCCTCGGTGCGCTTCTGCTGGGTGATGTCCTGATAGGTATAGACGAAACCGCCGCCGGGCATCGGGTTACCTTGCACCTCGAGCACGCTACCGTCCTGGCGATAGCGCACGTAGCGGTGCGGATGGCCCTGGCGGATGTTGTCCATCAGCAGTTCGACGTGCTCCTCGGGGTCGCCGGGGCCGTATTCGCCATTCAGGGCGTTGTAGCGCAGCACTTTGTCGAACGGTGCGCCGACCCGGATCAGGTGGTCGGGAAAGCGGAACAGTTCCAGGTAGCGCTGGTTCCACACCACCAGGCGCAGGTTCTGGTCGACCACGCTGATGCCCTGGTTGATGTTCTCGATGGTCGCCTGCAGCAGCGCGCGGTTGAATTCGAGAACCTGCGAGGCCTCGTCGACGATCGAAATGACGTCCGAGATGCCGATGCCGCGGCCCTGCAGCGCTGAATTGACGACGATGCGCGCCGAGGAGGCGCCGAGCACCGAGGCCAGGAAGCGCTCGGTGAACTGGATCACGTCGATCGAGGCGCGGGTATTGTGATCCAGGGTCTGGCCATTGCGCAGCGCGTAGTCGTCGAAGGCGCGCTCGACCTGGCCGGCGCCCAGGAAACGCTCGCACAGCACCTTGAGATCGCCCACCGTGGTGGCGCCGGTCCAGGGCCGGTTGATCGAGGTCTGGCGGGTCTCGACGCTGTCGACGAACAGCGAGGCCTGAATGCGTTCGACCACCCGCTGCGGCGTGACCTGCGAGACGAAGATATAGCAGAACAGGTTGAGCCCCAGCGA
The genomic region above belongs to Halomonas zincidurans B6 and contains:
- a CDS encoding hybrid sensor histidine kinase/response regulator; this translates as MFPGWLLIAVSLCYIAILFLIAWRGDRHARRHGPANRRPVIYSLALAIYFTSWTYYGAVGQAATSGWSFASIFIGPLLTFLLFWPVLAKMIRVAKRQNVTSIADFIASRYGKTQSLAAFASLVALVGTLPYIALQLKAVSAAFTVLTASTDMTRTPLFADTAFYVAAVMALFAILFGTRHTDATEHHEGLIQAIAFESIVKLSAFMALGAYVTWGVFDGMGDMLTRADDFLQLQRQLTEQDFGQSFWAQTLLAMLAIFCLPRQFHVTVVENTHSDDAARARWLFPLYLVAFGIFVLPLAAAGLTLFPDGSVEPDTFVLALPIAFDNPLLTLSTFIGGFSAATGMVIVATVAVSIMVSNEIVIPLLFRLRWFDTKARDYGRLVLRARRVTIVVILALAYVFYQLIAEFSSLASTGMLSFAAAAQFAPALLGGLYWKRGNRLGVIAGMNVGFAIWAYTLLLPALINAGVVPGGWLANGPLGIEWLAPDRLFSLNIGSPFTHGVMLSLGLNLFCYIFVSQVTPQRVVERIQASLFVDSVETRQTSINRPWTGATTVGDLKVLCERFLGAGQVERAFDDYALRNGQTLDHNTRASIDVIQFTERFLASVLGASSARIVVNSALQGRGIGISDVISIVDEASQVLEFNRALLQATIENINQGISVVDQNLRLVVWNQRYLELFRFPDHLIRVGAPFDKVLRYNALNGEYGPGDPEEHVELLMDNIRQGHPHRYVRYRQDGSVLEVQGNPMPGGGFVYTYQDITQQKRTEEALIRSENNIRIYTDNVPALIAYFDKECRYLFTNRAYEQVFKVDRNAVIGERVDNVISPAVARERMPWMHRALDGERVSFEVSLDDDGGTRYLLVTYTPHFGDSGGILGFFALYQDITERRLAEIALKETNENLEERVRERTQALSEANAALRQENRVRAEAEQALRQAKQVAEDANTSKTRFLAAASHDLLQPLNAARLFTSALSQEQLSSDHSRTLGHIDNSLQTAEELLSTLLDISKLDAGALTPRRSHFALADIFRPLRAEFEVMADERGLDLVVVPTARWIDSDAQMLRRIVQNFLSNALRYTQHGRVLLGCRHRAGRLSIQVWDTGPGIPESKQAEIFQEFRRLDQASRHKESERGLGLGLSIADRMSRVLDHPLKVRSWEGVGTVFSVDVPTVSAQQVARASEEPSNSRTSNKLKGARILCIDNETLILEGMKAMLTGWGCEVLTATSIGGAKSVLRHLDGDPDAILADYHLDNEVTGLMALETLLERCRGPVPGIVITADRTEEVAEEIKRGGYQLLLKPVRPAALRALLTRTLQASRATRQEH